A genomic segment from Nocardia cyriacigeorgica GUH-2 encodes:
- a CDS encoding class II glutamine amidotransferase: MCLLTYYPAGVDADSTALINGAVANPHGHGYAIVTGDRILVGRGMSAAKLIAEFTRRRERYPDGPALFHSRYATKGARATDNCHPFPLGRDGRTVLAHNGTLPKRVHPRAYDPRSDTRIAAEEYLPRHPFGSIDTHRGRRGLESWLGSNKLVILTINPAYAKQAYLFGERAGTWDGGVWYSNRSYLPPARRGSARPYLCPWRGHFDTRRPGRYCGRCGWCFDCDSSFPVCVCFDTTATDSEPTHHRSRAPAVVRRIDSTR; this comes from the coding sequence ATGTGCCTGCTGACCTATTACCCCGCCGGTGTCGATGCCGACTCGACGGCGTTGATCAACGGAGCGGTCGCCAATCCCCACGGTCACGGCTACGCCATCGTCACCGGCGATCGAATCCTGGTGGGCCGCGGCATGTCCGCTGCGAAGTTGATCGCGGAGTTTACCCGGCGCCGGGAACGCTATCCCGACGGTCCGGCGTTGTTTCATTCCCGCTACGCCACCAAAGGCGCACGCGCCACCGACAATTGCCACCCGTTCCCGCTCGGTCGAGACGGGCGAACCGTGCTGGCGCACAACGGCACCCTTCCCAAGCGAGTCCATCCGCGCGCCTACGACCCGCGTTCAGATACCCGTATCGCCGCCGAGGAGTACCTGCCCCGCCACCCATTCGGGTCGATCGACACCCACCGCGGGCGACGGGGACTGGAGTCGTGGCTTGGATCGAACAAGCTGGTGATCCTCACGATCAACCCCGCCTACGCGAAACAGGCGTACCTGTTCGGCGAACGGGCCGGCACCTGGGATGGCGGCGTGTGGTACTCGAACCGCAGCTACCTGCCGCCGGCGCGGCGCGGGTCGGCTCGGCCGTATTTGTGCCCGTGGCGCGGACATTTCGACACGCGTCGACCGGGTCGCTACTGCGGCCGGTGCGGTTGGTGCTTCGACTGCGACTCCAGCTTCCCGGTCTGCGTGTGCTTCGACACCACCGCCACTGACAGCGAGCCCACGCACCACCGCAGCCGCGCCCCGGCGGTGGTGCGCCGGATCGATTCGACTCGCTGA